The Nycticebus coucang isolate mNycCou1 chromosome 2, mNycCou1.pri, whole genome shotgun sequence genome includes a window with the following:
- the FOXF1 gene encoding forkhead box protein F1, protein MSSAPEKQQPPHGGGGGGGGGGGGAAMDPASSGPSKAKKTNAGIRRPEKPPYSYIALIVMAIQSSPTKRLTLSEIYQFLQSRFPFFRGSYQGWKNSVRHNLSLNECFIKLPKGLGRPGKGHYWTIDPASEFMFEEGSFRRRPRGFRRKCQALKPMYSMMNGLGFNHLPDTYGFQSTAGGLSCPPSSLALESGLGMMNGHLPGNVDSLALPSHSAPHLPSNGGHSYMGSCGGGAAGEYPHHDSSVPASPLLPAGAGGVMEPHAVYSGSAAAWPPSASAGLNSGTSYIKQQPLSPCNPVANPLSGSLSTHSLDQPYLHQNSHNAPAELQGIPRYHSQSPSMCDRKEFVFSFNAMASSSMHSASGGSYYHQQVTYQDIKPCVM, encoded by the exons ATGTCTTCGGCGCCCGAGAAGCAGCAGCCACCgcacggcggcggcggcggcggcggcggcgggggagGTGGCGCGGCCATGGACCCCGCGTCGTCCGGCCCGTCCAAGGCCAAGAAGACCAACGCCGGCATCCGGCGCCCGGAGAAGCCTCCCTACTCGTACATAGCGCTCATCGTCATGGCCATCCAGAGCTCGCCCACCAAGCGCCTGACGCTCAGCGAGATCTACCAGTTTCTGCAGAGCCGCTTCCCCTTCTTCCGCGGCTCCTACCAAGGCTGGAAGAACTCCGTGCGCCACAACCTCTCGCTCAATGAGTGCTTCATCAAGCTGCCCAAGGGCCTCGGGCGGCCAGGCAAGGGCCACTACTGGACCATCGACCCGGCCAGCGAGTTCATGTTCGAGGAGGGCTCCTTTCGGCGGCGGCCGCGCGGCTTCCGAAGGAAATGCCAGGCGCTCAAGCCCATGTACAGCATGATGAACGGGCTCGGCTTCAACCACCTCCCGGACACCTACGGCTTCCAGAGCACGGCCGGTGGCCTCTCGTGCCCGCCCAGCAGCCTGGCGCTGGAGAGCGGCCTGGGTATGATGAACGGCCACTTGCCGGGCAACGTGGACAGCCTGGCTTTGCCCAGCCACTCGGCGCCCCACCTGCCCTCCAACGGCGGCCACTCGTACATGGGCAGCTGCGGCGGTGGGGCGGCTGGCGAGTACCCACACCACGACAGCTCGGTGCCCGCCTCCCCGCTGCTGCCCGCCGGCGCCGGCGGGGTCATGGAGCCCCACGCTGTCTACTCGGGATCCGCGGCCGCATGGCCGCCCTCGGCCTCAGCGGGGCTCAACAGTGGCACCTCCTACATCAAGCAGCAGCCTTTGTCCCCCTGCAACCCTGTAGCCAACCCCCTGTCCGGCAGCCTCTCCACGCACTCCCTGGACCAGCCATATCTGCACCAAAACAGTCACAACGCCCCAGCCGAGCTGCAAG GCATCCCACGATATCACTCCCAGTCCCCCAGCATGTGTGACAGAAAGGAGTTTGTCTTCTCTTTCAACGCCATGGCATCCTCGTCCATGCACTCGGCCAGTGGTGGCTCCTACTACCACCAGCAGGTCACCTACCAAGACATCAAACCATGCGTGATGTGA